From one Drosophila subpulchrella strain 33 F10 #4 breed RU33 chromosome 3L, RU_Dsub_v1.1 Primary Assembly, whole genome shotgun sequence genomic stretch:
- the LOC119553188 gene encoding adenylyl cyclase X E isoform X3: protein MDSYFDSAIEYNRTNPITLARTSEQSQTVQNEKNWEWSYLVRKCRNLELEDSYDMYMRRLRVGYLSLFIFIHVAVTVIHTLLLLTTPEIRYVYVDMVAYICSGLVIWMVLSVNFRSDLVSKHSWVVYATSWLAVCVMVLMDIGLNVYHATSHNDILNPIYDAYTLYAIYMFMPVPYLLQPFVLGSAVTLCYIINYSFVITAKDDNQMHSILNEAIYLSCVNLLGIFFRLMRDIALRTTFLDRRQYVEENLLLRYARDQERSLLLSILPAQIADRLQEDVKNRIERSKQQHQQRSQVDMRRSADSQTLKRWRQPDHGTLFIEPHEDVTVLYADVVNYTHLTTTLDVKKLVEALHDLFVRFDSASEDYNVLRIKFLGDCYYCVAGLANPNADHAKCCVDLGLRMIKDIRDVREKRHLNIDMRIGVHSGDVLSGVIGAAKWQFDIWSKDVDIANRLEATGATGRVHVSQKTLSLLDGEYFYEDGTEKAREDPVLQKHGIRTFLIKSLRL from the exons AGAAAATGTCGCAACCTGGAGCTGGAGGACTCGTACGACATGTACATGCGGCGCCTGCGTGTTGGCTATCTATCCCTGTTCATCTTCATCCATGTGGCGGTGACAGTGATCCACACACTCCTCCTGCTGACCACGCCGGAGATCAGATATGTGTATGTGGACATGGTGGCCTACATTTGCTCCGGCTTGGTCATCTGGATGGTGCTCTCCGTCAACTTCCGCAGTGATCTAGTGAGCAAGCACAGCTGGGTGGTCTATGCCACCTCCTGGCTGGCGGTTTGCGTTATGGTCCTGATGGACATCGGCCTGAATGTGTACCATGCCACCAGCCATAATGACATCCTTAATCCCATCTACGATGCTTACACCCTGTATGCCATATACATGTTCATGCCGGTTCCCTATCTACTGCAACCATTTGTTTTGGGTTCAGCAGTCACCCTGTGCTACATTATAAACTATAGTTTCGTGATCACCGCCAAGGATGACAACCAGATGCACAGCATCCTGAATGAGGCCATCTACCTGAGTTGCGTCAATCTCCTGGGGATTTTCTTTCGCCTGATGCGGGATATTGCGCTAAGGACAACCTTCCTGGATCGTCGGCAATATGTGGAGGAGAATCTCCTGTTGCGCTATGCCAGAGATCAGGAGCGGAGTCTCTTGCTGAGCATCCTGCCCGCCCAGATTGCGGATAGATTGCAGGAGGATGTGAAGAACCGCATCGAGAGATCcaagcagcagcaccagcaacgATCCCAAGTGGATATGCGAAGGAGTGCGGATAGTCAGACTCTGAAGAGGTGGAGGCAACCTGATCATGG CACCCTCTTTATAGAGCCCCACGAGGACGTCACTGTTCTCTACGCAGATGTGGTCAACTACACCCACCTGACCACCACTTTGGACGTCAAAAAGTTAGTGGAGGCTCTGCATGATCTCTTCGTGCGTTTCGACAGCGCCAGCGAGGATTACAACGTGCTGAGGATCAAGTTCCTGGGCGATTGCTACTACTGCGTGGCTGGATTGGCCAATCCCAATGCGGATCACGCCAAGTGCTGCGTGGACCTGGGCTTAAGGATGATCAAGGACATTCGCGATGTCAG GGAGAAGCGTCATCTAAACATCGATATGAGGATTGGAGTCCACTCTGGAGATGTCCTGTCCGGCGTCATTGGCGCCGCCAAGTGGCAGTTTGACATCTGGTCAAAGGATGTGGATATCGCCAATAGACTGGAGGCCACAGGAGCCACCGGAAGGGTGCATGTGAGCCAGAAGACCCTCTCCCTGCTGGATGGCGAGTACTTCTACGAGGACGGCACCGAAAAGGCTCGAGAGGATCCGGTGCTCCAGAAGCATGGCATTCGCACCTTCCTGATCAAGTCACTGCGC TTGTAG
- the LOC119555536 gene encoding adenylyl cyclase X E: MDPGYTENEVDYRSLGNMPGLEWKLLRYKCRELRLEGIYQRHRLLISVAFASQVLIVVEILMLVHVILLFSVVKDIDLITVLPYFAVMLITPPILMASSEPNAEHHDRTAILTSCLMALLLTLMDLILPICYFTSHSLVPSYDHVVIVMIYLMFPIAFVENGRVYLLGLSVSLVYFAYMVWMEMKTHGEDYKIWELIIYATYILFLNLICMFCSGFREYYMRRGVLSRYQLVYQNMIFQIAMKKEKALLDSIMPLTLARVLQDAITSHIEENPNGLVPFSRTRHLFVEPHSEVSILEADMVNFTLLTTTMEVPELVSILHELFVSFDLAANRNRATRIKFLGDSYTCVTGIPDYFPTHANACVNQALDMIDISREVSLRRSRKIELRIGVHSGEILAGIIGHTKWQFDIWSKDVNIATRLETFGLPGMVHISSRTLSLLDNHYVFEEGTDTAKDDPLLQKANLSTYLIKSRLPDYEESDDFEDDNFSLSDDYRFTFREDYEDIQIRAQREMILEVEHMPVNRVQSCRFRPKEEKAKQNINEEYRFNLESFYPFTTFRNWRTEWAFNKRPDLLMKYSLIMVVLAGFTIISMDLIEQIDDYDYTVLFCLFLVILLALVVAVYKKLWLRGRRLTPLTRPSFFLSRWMFKLSDLIEQSIFVRVPLAIAALSILYAMSSEAVFSCDIARLELEIIDSELHNFTPKLFCFLPWVVTYAVIIVLSLLLVIVGVPLIIKMLVGLAILTCHVFTVNAYYGFAFERAETTNVGVVSSLAHTWYLVTFFIVVLVREGYINYIQKASYFMGMCFEKKHEETKVITRSIKIIMANILPSHVAEVFKTRRRSDQLYYENFPEVAVMFATIENYQADKYGLRALHEIICYFDDILMNYQSRNKIEKIKVMGWTYFAACGLDHYDDFSISVPGSTNLDMENAQKSASVRFAPLDEDDDEIETPWNPSLASVNQVDKTVLVMTEFALNMLRVMQEIRTKGVIFEKDSILTGSLKIGIAHGPVMAGVVGLSKPHYDIWGHTVNMASRMSSTGVLDGIHVTQSTSNILRDLNIRCNYRGQTFVKGVGEVPTYLVALGQNLQFQPHHKSDDSKSKSSLISVEWMDEKEAKKFDY; encoded by the exons ATGGATCCAGGCTACACCGAAAATGAGGTTGACTATCGTTCCCTGGGCAACATGCCGGGCTTGGAGTGGAAACTCCTGCGG TACAAGTGTCGCGAATTACGACTGGAAGGCATTTACCAACGTCACCGCCTTTTGATTTCGGTGGCCTTTGCGAGCCAGGTTTTAATTGTCGTCGAAATACTGATGCTTGTTCACGTGATTTTGCTGTTCAGCGTGGTTAAG GACATCGATTTGATCACTGTTCTCCCCTATTTCGCGGTGATGTTGATCACCCCTCCCATTTTGATGGCCAGCAGCGAGCCCAATGCCGAGCACCACGATCGTACAGCCATTTTGACAAGCTGTCTGATGGCCCTTCTCCTAACTTTAATGG ATTTGATATTGCCCATTTGTTACTTCACCTCTCATTCGCTGGTGCCAAGTTACGATCATGTGGTGATTGTTATGATTTATCTAATGTTTCCCATTGCCTTTGTGGAAAACGGAAGAGTTTACCTGTTGGGATTGTCCGTTTCGCTGGTGTACTTTGCCTACATGGTGTGGATGGAGATGAAGACACATGGAGAAGATTACAAAATTTGGGAGCTGATCATTTATGCGACGTACATCCTCTTCCTCAACCTGATCTGCATGTTCTGCTCGGGATTTCGGGAGTACTACATGCGGCGTGGGGTTCTCAGTCGCTATCAGTTGGTTTACCAGAACATGATATTTCAGATAGCCATGAAAAAGGAAAAGGCCTTGCTGGACTCCATTATGCCTCTGACGCTGGCACGCGTCTTGCAAGATGCCATCACAAGTCACATCGAGGAAAATCCAAATGGTCTAGTCCCCTTCTCAAGAACTCG CCATTTGTTCGTGGAACCGCATTCGGAAGTGTCTATTCTAGAAGCGGATATGGTCAACTTTACGCTCCTGACCACCACAATGGAAGTACCCGAACTGGTGTCCATTCTGCACGAATTGTTCGTCAGTTTTGACCTGGCTGCCAATCGAAATAGGGCGACACGCATCAAGTTCCTGGGGGATTCCTACACCTGTGTCACTGGGATTCCGGACTACTTCCCCACCCACGCCAATGCCTGCGTTAACCAGGCTCTGGACATGATTGATATAAGCCGGGAGGTGAGTCTGCGCCGCAGTCGGAAGATTGAACTCAGGATCGGGGTGCACTCCGGGGAAATATTGGCGGGCATTATTGGACACACCAAGTGGCAGTTTGACATCTGGTCGAAAGACGTGAACATCGCCACTCGTCTGGAGACGTTTGGACTACCGGGAATGGTGCACATTTCCAGCAGGACACTCAGTTTGCTCGACAATCACTATGTTTTCGAGGAGGGTACCGATACGGCCAAAGATGATCCTCTCCTGCAAAAGGCCAACCTGAGTACCTACCTGATCAAAAGTCGTCTGCCTGATTACGAAGAGTCCGATGATTTTGAAGACGACAATTTCTCTTTGAGCGATGACTACCGTTTCACTTTCCGGGAGGATTACGAGGACATACAGATTAGGGCCCAGCGGGAGATGATCCTCGAGGTGGAGCACATGCCAGTAAATCGAGTCCAGTCGTGCAGGTTTAGACCTAAAGAAGAAAAAGCTAAACAGAACATCAACGAGGAGTACCGGTTCAATCTCGAGTCGTTCTACCCCTTCACCACTTTTCGAAACTGGAGAACGGAATGGGCTTTCAACAAACGACCGGATCTCTTGATGAAGTACAGCCTAATAATGGTGGTCCTTGCTGGATTTACGATCATATCCATGGATCTAATCGAACA GATTGATGATTATGACTACACCGTactgttttgtttgtttcttgTCATACTGTTGGCCCTTGTCGTGGCAGTCTATAAGAAGCTCTGGCTAAGAGGCCGTCGACTCACTCCCTTAACACGGCCCTCCTTTTTTCTGAGTCGCTGGATGTTCAAGCTCTCCGATCTCATCGAGCAGTCCATATTCGTCCGAGTTCCACTGGCCATCGCTGCGCTGTCCATTTTATATGCCATGTCCTCGGAGGCAGTG TTTTCTTGTGACATAGCCAGACTCGAGCTGGAGATTATAGACTCGGAGCTGCACAACTTTACACCCAAGTTGTTTTGCTTCCTGCCCTGG GTAGTGACTTATGCAGTGATCATTGTTCTCAGTCTCTTGCTTGTCATCGTTGGGGTACCGCTGATCATCAAGATGCTTGTGGGCCTCGCCATTCTCACCTGCCACGTGTTTACTGTCAACGCCTACTATGGATTCGCCTTCGAGAGGGCGGAGACCACCAATGTGGGCGTGGTATCGAGCTTAGCTCACACCTGGTACCTGGTGACATTCTTCATCGTGGTGTTGGTCCGCGAAGGTTACATCAACTACATCCAGAAGGCGTCCTACTT CATGGGCATGTGTTTCGAGAAGAAGCACGAGGAGACCAAAGTTATAACACGGTCCATTAAGATCATCATGGCCAACATCCTGCCTTCCCATGTGGCCGAGGTATTTAAGACTCGTCGGCGAAGCGATCAGCTGTATTACGAGAACTTCCCCGAGGTGGCAGTGATGTTCGCTACCATTGAGAATTACCAGGCGGATAAATACGGACTGAGGGCTCTCCATGAGATTATTTGCTACTTCGACGACATTTTGATGAATTACCAGAGCAGAAACAAGATTGAGAAGATCAAGGTCATGGGTTGGACCTACTTTGCTGCCTGTGGCCTTGACCACTACGATGACTTTTCGATCAGTGTCCCAGGCTCAACAAATCTGGATATGGAAAATGCACAAAAATCCG CTTCCGTTCGTTTTGCCCCTCTGGATGAGGATGATGATGAGATTGAGACCCCCTGGAACCCATCCTTGGCATCAGTAAACCAGGTCGATAAAACAGTCCTGGTCATGACTGAATTCGCTTTAAATATGCTAAGGGTAATGCAGGAGATTCGGACAAAGGGTGTGATCTTTGAGAAGGACTCCATATTGACTGGCAGCCTTAAGATAG GTATTGCCCATGGTCCCGTGATGGCTGGCGTTGTGGGACTTTCGAAACCGCACTATGACATCTGGGGTCACACCGTCAACATGGCCTCCCGAATGAGCTCCACGGGTGTGCTGGATGGCATCCACGTGACCCAGAGCACCTCCAACATCCTGCGAGATCTGAACATCCGGTGCAATTATCGGGGACAGACGTTTGTGAAGGGCGTGGGCGAAGTGCCCACTTACCTGGTGGCCCTCGGTCAGAACCTACAGTTCCAGCCCCACCACAAAAGCGACGATTCAAAAAGCAAATCTAGCCTAATCTCCGTGGAATGGATGGATGAAAAAGAGGCTAAGAAATTTGATTATTAA
- the LOC119553188 gene encoding adenylyl cyclase X E isoform X1 produces the protein MDSYFDSAIEYNRTNPITLARTSEQSQTVQNEKNWEWSYLVRKCRNLELEDSYDMYMRRLRVGYLSLFIFIHVAVTVIHTLLLLTTPEIRYVYVDMVAYICSGLVIWMVLSVNFRSDLVSKHSWVVYATSWLAVCVMVLMDIGLNVYHATSHNDILNPIYDAYTLYAIYMFMPVPYLLQPFVLGSAVTLCYIINYSFVITAKDDNQMHSILNEAIYLSCVNLLGIFFRLMRDIALRTTFLDRRQYVEENLLLRYARDQERSLLLSILPAQIADRLQEDVKNRIERSKQQHQQRSQVDMRRSADSQTLKRWRQPDHGTLFIEPHEDVTVLYADVVNYTHLTTTLDVKKLVEALHDLFVRFDSASEDYNVLRIKFLGDCYYCVAGLANPNADHAKCCVDLGLRMIKDIRDVREKRHLNIDMRIGVHSGDVLSGVIGAAKWQFDIWSKDVDIANRLEATGATGRVHVSQKTLSLLDGEYFYEDGTEKAREDPVLQKHGIRTFLIKSLRAPMHDPRRRMRERQAKKLSEASKANFMHNSTLHQYNQVRNQAKLEMCRELDKMPIGRIQLTKVFRRSTRLTQDEIEEETFRRNISSCCLFFRIRNWEFQYMKEPDVMLKYSIALSWAIYMGLLSIQLLSKDARYHYWFIDGTTIILLTMLLIISWYKKLWIMYMSDADVSSPNGRLSGFFFRLSDEMQRNVVIRIVMYFLIIFSYCAVAIMQVVGCSSDEDYGDLEPSYDERVQCFHPWILTNCMTLVIGMSFLFTRIPFIIKSCFSALIMIGYAVLVVSEFNYIYASSPSTNVNFNAKYSHILLMIITFGIFHLMERQTEFIAKVDYNWKRQLLKKQEDALITNDTIKVLLTNILPTHVADFYLSNQLQNELYYEEYDNVAVMFASIKNFDTDKIGLRVLNEIICDFDDVLNKYSQSLRVEKIKVANWTYMAACGLDVSRSEQVNAPQMKFRNVSLMPNGRRSRYDGARTSNTDGVQRVPYGNGSNIALDLDLERGQYEGNVITSNGPRISTTQNGSSSNEVVRVMAEFALDLMRTMRRFNTENMQTEYEGSTDYGMLRIGISHGRAMAGVVGNSKPHYDIWGNPVNMASRMDSTGVPGQIQVTENTALKLREFNIQCNYRGMTYVKGRGNIPTYIIGTDSEYQFLPHRPSPAANKED, from the exons AGAAAATGTCGCAACCTGGAGCTGGAGGACTCGTACGACATGTACATGCGGCGCCTGCGTGTTGGCTATCTATCCCTGTTCATCTTCATCCATGTGGCGGTGACAGTGATCCACACACTCCTCCTGCTGACCACGCCGGAGATCAGATATGTGTATGTGGACATGGTGGCCTACATTTGCTCCGGCTTGGTCATCTGGATGGTGCTCTCCGTCAACTTCCGCAGTGATCTAGTGAGCAAGCACAGCTGGGTGGTCTATGCCACCTCCTGGCTGGCGGTTTGCGTTATGGTCCTGATGGACATCGGCCTGAATGTGTACCATGCCACCAGCCATAATGACATCCTTAATCCCATCTACGATGCTTACACCCTGTATGCCATATACATGTTCATGCCGGTTCCCTATCTACTGCAACCATTTGTTTTGGGTTCAGCAGTCACCCTGTGCTACATTATAAACTATAGTTTCGTGATCACCGCCAAGGATGACAACCAGATGCACAGCATCCTGAATGAGGCCATCTACCTGAGTTGCGTCAATCTCCTGGGGATTTTCTTTCGCCTGATGCGGGATATTGCGCTAAGGACAACCTTCCTGGATCGTCGGCAATATGTGGAGGAGAATCTCCTGTTGCGCTATGCCAGAGATCAGGAGCGGAGTCTCTTGCTGAGCATCCTGCCCGCCCAGATTGCGGATAGATTGCAGGAGGATGTGAAGAACCGCATCGAGAGATCcaagcagcagcaccagcaacgATCCCAAGTGGATATGCGAAGGAGTGCGGATAGTCAGACTCTGAAGAGGTGGAGGCAACCTGATCATGG CACCCTCTTTATAGAGCCCCACGAGGACGTCACTGTTCTCTACGCAGATGTGGTCAACTACACCCACCTGACCACCACTTTGGACGTCAAAAAGTTAGTGGAGGCTCTGCATGATCTCTTCGTGCGTTTCGACAGCGCCAGCGAGGATTACAACGTGCTGAGGATCAAGTTCCTGGGCGATTGCTACTACTGCGTGGCTGGATTGGCCAATCCCAATGCGGATCACGCCAAGTGCTGCGTGGACCTGGGCTTAAGGATGATCAAGGACATTCGCGATGTCAG GGAGAAGCGTCATCTAAACATCGATATGAGGATTGGAGTCCACTCTGGAGATGTCCTGTCCGGCGTCATTGGCGCCGCCAAGTGGCAGTTTGACATCTGGTCAAAGGATGTGGATATCGCCAATAGACTGGAGGCCACAGGAGCCACCGGAAGGGTGCATGTGAGCCAGAAGACCCTCTCCCTGCTGGATGGCGAGTACTTCTACGAGGACGGCACCGAAAAGGCTCGAGAGGATCCGGTGCTCCAGAAGCATGGCATTCGCACCTTCCTGATCAAGTCACTGCGC GCCCCCATGCACGACCCGCGTCGCAGGATGAGGGAGCGGCAGGCCAAGAAGCTCAGCGAGGCCAGCAAGGCCAACTTCATGCACAACTCGACGCTCCACCAGTACAACCAGGTGCGCAACCAGGCCAAGCTGGAGATGTGCCGGGAGCTGGACAAGATGCCCATCGGCAGGATACA ACTCACCAAAGTCTTTCGGCGAAGCACTCGCCTCACCCAGGATGAGATCGAGGAGGAGACCTTCCGGCGCAACATCAGCTCCTGCTGCCTGTTCTTCCGCATCCGCAACTGGGAGTTCCAGTACATGAAGGAGCCGGATGTGATGCTCAAGTACAGCATCGCCCTGTCCTGGGCCATCTACATGGGTCTGCTGAGCATCCAGCTGCTGAGCAAGGA TGCCCGCTATCACTACTGGTTCATAGATGGCACCACAATCATCCTGCTCACCATGCTTCTGATCATATCCTGGTACAAGAAACTCTGGATCATGTACATGTCCGATGCGGATGTCTCTTCCCCAAATGGCAGGCTAAGTGGATTCTTCTTCCGGCTTTCAGATGAAATGCAGCGGAATGTGGTTATCCGGATAGTGATGTACTTTCTGATCATTTTCTCCTACTGTGCGGTGGCCATCATGCAAGTGGTTGGCTGCAGCAGCGATGAGGATTACGGGGATCTGGAGCCCAGTTACGACGAGCGGGTGCAGTGCTTTCATCCTTGG ATCCTAACCAACTGCATGACCTTGGTGATTGGCATGTCTTTTCTGTTCACCCGGATACCCTTCATCATCAAGTCCTGTTTCTCAGCGCTAATAATGATTGGTTATGCAGTACTCGTGGTGTCCGAATTTAACTATATTTACGCCAGTAGTCCATCCACCAATGTCAACTTTAATGCCAAGTACTCGCATATTCTCTTGATGATCATCACCTTTGGCATTTTCCACCTGATGGAGCGACAAACGGAGTTCATTGCCAAAGTGGACTACAA CTGGAAAAGGCAACTGCTTAAAAAGCAGGAGGATGCCTTAATCACCAATGATACCATTAAAGTGCTACTTACCAATATTTTGCCCACTCATGTTG CCGACTTTTATCTGTCCAACCAACTCCAAAATGAGCTCTACTACGAGGAGTACGACAATGTGGCGGTAATGTTTGCCTCCATTAAAAACTTCGACACCGACAAAATAGGTTTGCGAGTGCTGAACGAGATTATCTGCGACTTTGACGATGTG TTAAACAAGTACTCGCAGAGCCTGCGCGTGGAGAAGATCAAGGTGGCCAACTGGACGTACATGGCGGCCTGTGGCCTGGATGTTTCTCGCTCGGAGCAGGTGAATGCCCCCCAGATGAAGTTCCGCAATGTGTCGCTGATGCCAAATGGAAGAAGGAGTCGCTACGATGGAGCCCGCACCTCAAATACAGATGGAGTTCAGCGGGTTCCCTATGGGAATGGTAGTAACATAGCCCTGGATCTTGACCTGGAGCGGGGTCAGTACGAGGGCAATGTGATAACGAGTAATGGACCACGGATAAGCACCACCCAAAatgggagcagcagcaacgaGGTGGTGCGGGTAATGGCCGAATTTGCCCTGGATCTGATGAGGACCATGAGGCGTTTTAATACGGAGAATATGCAGACAGAGTACGAGGGCAGCACGGATTATGGGATGCTGAGGATCGGAATATCTCATGGCAGGGCGATGGCGGGAGTGGTGGGCAACTCGAAGCCCCACTATGACATTTGGGGCAATCCTGTGAACATGGCCTCCCGCATGGACTCCACCGGAGTCCCGGGACAGATCCAGGTCACCGAGAACACGGCCCTCAAGCTGCGCGAGTTCAACATCCAGTGCAACTACAGGGGCATGACCTACGTCaaggggcgtggcaacatACCCACCTACATCATCGGCACCGACAGCGAATACCAGTTCCTGCCGCACCGCCCATCGCCCGCGGCAAACAAAGAAGACTAG
- the LOC119553188 gene encoding adenylyl cyclase X E isoform X2, producing the protein MHDPRRRMRERQAKKLSEASKANFMHNSTLHQYNQVRNQAKLEMCRELDKMPIGRIQLTKVFRRSTRLTQDEIEEETFRRNISSCCLFFRIRNWEFQYMKEPDVMLKYSIALSWAIYMGLLSIQLLSKDARYHYWFIDGTTIILLTMLLIISWYKKLWIMYMSDADVSSPNGRLSGFFFRLSDEMQRNVVIRIVMYFLIIFSYCAVAIMQVVGCSSDEDYGDLEPSYDERVQCFHPWILTNCMTLVIGMSFLFTRIPFIIKSCFSALIMIGYAVLVVSEFNYIYASSPSTNVNFNAKYSHILLMIITFGIFHLMERQTEFIAKVDYNWKRQLLKKQEDALITNDTIKVLLTNILPTHVADFYLSNQLQNELYYEEYDNVAVMFASIKNFDTDKIGLRVLNEIICDFDDVLNKYSQSLRVEKIKVANWTYMAACGLDVSRSEQVNAPQMKFRNVSLMPNGRRSRYDGARTSNTDGVQRVPYGNGSNIALDLDLERGQYEGNVITSNGPRISTTQNGSSSNEVVRVMAEFALDLMRTMRRFNTENMQTEYEGSTDYGMLRIGISHGRAMAGVVGNSKPHYDIWGNPVNMASRMDSTGVPGQIQVTENTALKLREFNIQCNYRGMTYVKGRGNIPTYIIGTDSEYQFLPHRPSPAANKED; encoded by the exons ATGCACGACCCGCGTCGCAGGATGAGGGAGCGGCAGGCCAAGAAGCTCAGCGAGGCCAGCAAGGCCAACTTCATGCACAACTCGACGCTCCACCAGTACAACCAGGTGCGCAACCAGGCCAAGCTGGAGATGTGCCGGGAGCTGGACAAGATGCCCATCGGCAGGATACA ACTCACCAAAGTCTTTCGGCGAAGCACTCGCCTCACCCAGGATGAGATCGAGGAGGAGACCTTCCGGCGCAACATCAGCTCCTGCTGCCTGTTCTTCCGCATCCGCAACTGGGAGTTCCAGTACATGAAGGAGCCGGATGTGATGCTCAAGTACAGCATCGCCCTGTCCTGGGCCATCTACATGGGTCTGCTGAGCATCCAGCTGCTGAGCAAGGA TGCCCGCTATCACTACTGGTTCATAGATGGCACCACAATCATCCTGCTCACCATGCTTCTGATCATATCCTGGTACAAGAAACTCTGGATCATGTACATGTCCGATGCGGATGTCTCTTCCCCAAATGGCAGGCTAAGTGGATTCTTCTTCCGGCTTTCAGATGAAATGCAGCGGAATGTGGTTATCCGGATAGTGATGTACTTTCTGATCATTTTCTCCTACTGTGCGGTGGCCATCATGCAAGTGGTTGGCTGCAGCAGCGATGAGGATTACGGGGATCTGGAGCCCAGTTACGACGAGCGGGTGCAGTGCTTTCATCCTTGG ATCCTAACCAACTGCATGACCTTGGTGATTGGCATGTCTTTTCTGTTCACCCGGATACCCTTCATCATCAAGTCCTGTTTCTCAGCGCTAATAATGATTGGTTATGCAGTACTCGTGGTGTCCGAATTTAACTATATTTACGCCAGTAGTCCATCCACCAATGTCAACTTTAATGCCAAGTACTCGCATATTCTCTTGATGATCATCACCTTTGGCATTTTCCACCTGATGGAGCGACAAACGGAGTTCATTGCCAAAGTGGACTACAA CTGGAAAAGGCAACTGCTTAAAAAGCAGGAGGATGCCTTAATCACCAATGATACCATTAAAGTGCTACTTACCAATATTTTGCCCACTCATGTTG CCGACTTTTATCTGTCCAACCAACTCCAAAATGAGCTCTACTACGAGGAGTACGACAATGTGGCGGTAATGTTTGCCTCCATTAAAAACTTCGACACCGACAAAATAGGTTTGCGAGTGCTGAACGAGATTATCTGCGACTTTGACGATGTG TTAAACAAGTACTCGCAGAGCCTGCGCGTGGAGAAGATCAAGGTGGCCAACTGGACGTACATGGCGGCCTGTGGCCTGGATGTTTCTCGCTCGGAGCAGGTGAATGCCCCCCAGATGAAGTTCCGCAATGTGTCGCTGATGCCAAATGGAAGAAGGAGTCGCTACGATGGAGCCCGCACCTCAAATACAGATGGAGTTCAGCGGGTTCCCTATGGGAATGGTAGTAACATAGCCCTGGATCTTGACCTGGAGCGGGGTCAGTACGAGGGCAATGTGATAACGAGTAATGGACCACGGATAAGCACCACCCAAAatgggagcagcagcaacgaGGTGGTGCGGGTAATGGCCGAATTTGCCCTGGATCTGATGAGGACCATGAGGCGTTTTAATACGGAGAATATGCAGACAGAGTACGAGGGCAGCACGGATTATGGGATGCTGAGGATCGGAATATCTCATGGCAGGGCGATGGCGGGAGTGGTGGGCAACTCGAAGCCCCACTATGACATTTGGGGCAATCCTGTGAACATGGCCTCCCGCATGGACTCCACCGGAGTCCCGGGACAGATCCAGGTCACCGAGAACACGGCCCTCAAGCTGCGCGAGTTCAACATCCAGTGCAACTACAGGGGCATGACCTACGTCaaggggcgtggcaacatACCCACCTACATCATCGGCACCGACAGCGAATACCAGTTCCTGCCGCACCGCCCATCGCCCGCGGCAAACAAAGAAGACTAG